ACCGAGATCGGTATGGACCGGGTGGCGGCACACGAGCGCACGCTCACCGAGGCGGCGCTGGCCGGGCTCGGCGAGAACCCCGGGGTGCGCATTCTCGGGCCCACCGAGCTGGCGCATCGCGGCGGCGCGGTGTCCTTCACCGTGGACGGGGTGCACCCGCACGACGCCGGGCAGGTGCTGGACAGCCTCGGGATCGCGGTCCGGGTCGGGCACCACTGTGCCTGGCCGCTGCACCGCAGGCTCGGGGTGCCTGCCAGCGTGCGCGCGTCGTTCTACCTGTACAACGATCTGTCCGAAGTGGACGCCTTGGTGAACGGCGTGCGCGAGGCACAGCGTTTCTTCGGGGCGGACGGGTAGGTCAGGACGATGCAGCTGGAGAGCATGTACCAGGAGATCATCCTGGATCACTACAAGAACCCGCACGGCCGCGGCCTGCGGGAGCCGTTCGACGGCGAGTCCTTCCAGGTCAACCCGACCTGCGGGGACGAGGTGACCCTGCGGGTGAAGCTGGACGGCGAGCGGGTCGAGGACGTGTCCTACGAGGGGCAGGGGTGCTCGATCAGCCAGGCCGCCACCTCCGTCTTGACGGATCTGGTCGTCGGGCACACGGTGGAAGAGGCGTTGACGACGATGGAGGCCTTCGTCGAGCTGATGCAGGGGCGCGGCCAGGTCGAGCCGGATGAGGACGTGCTGGACGACGGCATCGCCTTCGCCGGTGTGGCGAAGTACCCGGCCAGGGTGAAGTGCGCGCTGCTCGGCTGGATGGCCTTCAAGGACGCACTGGGCCAGACGACGGACAAGGCCACGAACGGAGTGCAAGTCTGATGAGCGAGGAACAGACCCAGACCCAGACTCGGCCCGAGGACTCCGGGCACCGGGAAGGGCGCACCGCGGAGGACCTGCCCGAGCAGGTGCGTCCGGCCGCCGAGACGGCCGATGTGGCCAAGGTCGAGGACCTCGAGGAGGCCATGCGCGATGTGGTCGACCCCGAACTCGGCATCAACGTGGTCGACCTGGGGCTGGTCTACGACATCCGGGTGGAGCAGGACAACACCGCCACCATCGACATGACCCTGACCTCGGCGGCCTGCCCGCTGACCGACGTGATCGAGGACCAGACCGCCTCGGTGCTCACCGGCGGTGCCGGCCTGGTCAAGGACTTCCGGATCAACTGGGTCTGGATGCCCCCGTGGGGTCC
The sequence above is drawn from the Amycolatopsis aidingensis genome and encodes:
- the sufU gene encoding Fe-S cluster assembly sulfur transfer protein SufU, with the translated sequence MQLESMYQEIILDHYKNPHGRGLREPFDGESFQVNPTCGDEVTLRVKLDGERVEDVSYEGQGCSISQAATSVLTDLVVGHTVEEALTTMEAFVELMQGRGQVEPDEDVLDDGIAFAGVAKYPARVKCALLGWMAFKDALGQTTDKATNGVQV
- a CDS encoding metal-sulfur cluster assembly factor — its product is MSEEQTQTQTRPEDSGHREGRTAEDLPEQVRPAAETADVAKVEDLEEAMRDVVDPELGINVVDLGLVYDIRVEQDNTATIDMTLTSAACPLTDVIEDQTASVLTGGAGLVKDFRINWVWMPPWGPEKITEDGREQLRALGFTV